The sequence TAAGCGAGGAAGAGCTTGAGAAGGCCGAGGAAGAGATGGAGAGCGTGGAAGAGCCGAAGGAGTCCGGAAAGGTGGACAAGCCCAAGAAGAAGGGCAAGCAGGCGACGCTGTTCGACTTTTTGGGGAAGAAGTGAGGATCTTCATTATTTCTCCTTTATCCCCACATCCGCGCACACCTTGAAAACGTGCGGCTTGAAGTCGCTCACCTTCTTTACGCGGACCTCGCACTCCCTTCCCAGCATGGCGCACGCGTCCATTATCCTGGTCCTGAACGCCCCGACATCGGCCTCATGGACGAAGTCGTAGTAGTGGAGCCATTTCTCTGCCCTGCCCAGCGTTAGAGCCAGGGCATCAACGCCCCTCGGCGTGGGGCTTATCACCCTGTCGTGGGTCGGAAGTTCGGGGAGAACGTCGAAAACGTCGCCGTGGATGAACTCTATCTCGCCCTTCAGCCTTTCCCGGTTCAGCTCGATGTTCTCGAGGCCGAGTTCGTAGGCTTCCCTGTTCAGCTCCACCGCGGTGATCTTGGCCCGTTTATAGCGCGCTATGACGAGCGCATAGGGCAGAACGCCGGCGAAGGGAATCAGAATCCTCTCGCCGTCCTGAACGAGCTGGGCCAGGCGGTAGCGCTCGCCCTTCATCCGCGGGTTGAAGAATGCCCTGCTCAGGTCGACCTTTATCTCCACCCCGTTCTCCTTGTGGACCGTCTCGAGTCTCCTCTCCCCCCAGATTATCGAGTATTCCCTTATTCTGAACGCCCCCTCGTGGAAGCCTTTCTGGGCCGCGACCCTGATGAAGGGGTGGACCTTTCTGAGGCCCCATACGATATCGTCCACCCTGTGGGAAAGCTCCCTTGGTATCTGGATTACCGCTATATCCCCAACGATGTCGTAGCGCCTGAGGTGCTTCAGCTCATCCTCGCTCAGCCTCCCGGCGAGGACGCTCTCGAGGTTCTTGTAAAGCTGCCGCTCGGGCCGGAGGGGAAGTTCGGAGGGCAAGACTTCGTAGCCGAGTGAGTGAAGAAGGGGGTCTTCGATGACGGGGAGGAGAACGAATTCCCCCTCCCGTTTCGGACGCCTCTTCCCGTCGTAGAGGCCCAGCTTCTTTAGCCGTTTCTTCACGGGTTCAGCTTTCCTCTTGGGGACTCTGAGTGCCGGCATCGTCATTCCGCTCCGGGGATTTGGGCGCGCTTCCGGGGGCCAGTGTTCCAAACAATGCAACGCCCACTAAGTTGTTGATGATTCTCTGAACATCGATGGTTTCGAGTTCCTTTTTGAATATTGCGTACTGCTGGGGTTCCAGCGTTTCGGGGGTGACGAGCAGTATCAGGTGTCCCCCGTGAATTATGGCCGCGTCCCTAACCGCGAGGATGAACTTCGCTATGGATTTAAAGTCCACATAGAAGCTTATGTACTCGATTCCCTCGATGTAAACTATCCCGTTGGGGTTATTCTTGAGGAACGTGGTTATCTTGCTGTTCAGGATGTGAAGTGCACTGGGACTCACGGACTGGGGATGCTCCACGCGGGTGAGCCAGATGTATTCCGCGGGCTCCACCCCCATCTTCTTGGCCCATGATTCTGGGTGTTCTCTGCCTATGGCAAGGATGGGAACATTGAAATACCCGAAGATGGTTTTCAGCAGAACCTTTGCATCCTCGGTTGATGTGAGCATCGCGGCTGGGGGTAAGGGTGGTTTTCTACCCCTGGATTTCTCCCTCCGGACGGACGGTGCCCGCCAGTATCTCTCCAGTTTGCCCAGCAGATTCAATGTTGAGCTTGCCAGGATTATGTATCC is a genomic window of Thermococcus celericrescens containing:
- the taw22 gene encoding tRNA (guanine(37)-N1)/4-demethylwyosine(37)-methyltransferase Taw22; the protein is MPALRVPKRKAEPVKKRLKKLGLYDGKRRPKREGEFVLLPVIEDPLLHSLGYEVLPSELPLRPERQLYKNLESVLAGRLSEDELKHLRRYDIVGDIAVIQIPRELSHRVDDIVWGLRKVHPFIRVAAQKGFHEGAFRIREYSIIWGERRLETVHKENGVEIKVDLSRAFFNPRMKGERYRLAQLVQDGERILIPFAGVLPYALVIARYKRAKITAVELNREAYELGLENIELNRERLKGEIEFIHGDVFDVLPELPTHDRVISPTPRGVDALALTLGRAEKWLHYYDFVHEADVGAFRTRIMDACAMLGRECEVRVKKVSDFKPHVFKVCADVGIKEK
- a CDS encoding DUF835 domain-containing protein, which gives rise to MGHGNEIQYLSAAILIGIGAYGVIRSLEEYKRHGEPVKTLARTLLVSFFLFGIAGGLGVLVTTAVSLKFWMLQAVSITLGYIILASSTLNLLGKLERYWRAPSVRREKSRGRKPPLPPAAMLTSTEDAKVLLKTIFGYFNVPILAIGREHPESWAKKMGVEPAEYIWLTRVEHPQSVSPSALHILNSKITTFLKNNPNGIVYIEGIEYISFYVDFKSIAKFILAVRDAAIIHGGHLILLVTPETLEPQQYAIFKKELETIDVQRIINNLVGVALFGTLAPGSAPKSPERNDDAGTQSPQEES